In the Cylindrospermopsis raciborskii Cr2010 genome, AACGGTTCAAAGCCAATGGCAGCGGTGGGAGGAGCAAAACCAGGCCACAGAGGTAATTACATCAGCAGTAAGAGAAATTATCAGTGCTAGTCCTGAAGAAAATTTAACTGAATTTTTACGATACTTAGATCCTAATCAAAAACATGCTCTAAACCTGTCCCAACTCCAACAAATAGCTAAATCATTAGATCAGTTTAGTACGGTTAATAGAGATATAAAGGAAATATGTGAGGGAATTGGGCTGGGTATTAGCAGTTGGCAACGGATACAAGAGAACCTATTAAGTTGGATGTATGAACAAAAGAACTTGCTGGGATTTGGTGGGATACCGGGGGAAAGTGGTCCTTGGGCCAGTTGGGCAAAACTGGTGAAAAGTGAAGTACCGCAATCATTGTTTCAAACTCTAGCCATGGAAGATTCCGCCATAGAATTTGCTCGAAAGCAGCAAGGTATGAGTTTAAGCGATTGGGTGGAACTGGCAATAATCTTACAATTTCTACAACGAGGTTTAGTTAGTTGGTTTGACCAGCAGGTTTATGATATTCAAGCTGGTCCAAAATTATCCATAGCTACATTTTTAACCTTTGCTATCATTTGGAGTCAGCTAGCATACGGTTGGGAGAACCAAAAAGCTAAATATAGGGATGGTGCATCGCAAATCGTTCTACAAATATTGCGAGCTTTTGCCCAGCGTTCCTATTTTCCCCTCTATGGGGGAATTTTTGCTTCCTTTTGGGGTAGTTACTTGCGAGATGCGCTCGATTATTTGGATGCACCATTAAACACCGTAGCAGGTACACAGGAAAAAGCCAGAATTTTAACTTTGTTAGGTTATTCTCAGCGTGCTATGGGTAATTATTCGCGCTCTTTAAATTTTCATGAACAGGCCTTAGAAATTGCCAGGAATGGCGAAGACACATCCTGTGAAATTGCTAATTTGAATCATTTAGCCCGTACTTACGTGCAGAGTAAGAACTATGCAGAGGCAATAAATTATAGTCAAAGAGCCTTAATACTAAGCAGACAAAAGGGAGATAAAACTGGAGAAAGTAACGCCTTAGTAAACCTGGGCTACAGCGAAGTTATGCAGGGAAGGGAATTGGAAAACCTGGAACCCGAAATTTACGAATCGGCAATTAATTACCTGGAGCGGGGACTAAAACTGGCGGAAAAATTACAGGATCTTGCCACCCAGTCCTTGTGTTTTAGCAGTCTGGGTATTGCTCACTTAGTCATCGGACAACATCAAACAGCAATTAAATATTTAGAAATGGGTTTTAGAACCGCTCAGGTTACTGGAGACTTATATACCCAGGGTTGTAACCTAGCCTACTTATCAGAAACCTATTATCAATTGTTGAATTTTGAGAAAGCAGTTTATACAGGTTCCTTAGCTGTGTACCTATTAGAGCAGATCGCATCTCAAGAATGGCATCAACCAGCAATGCTATTAAACACTATAATCAGACAAATAGGTAAGGATAGCTTTCAAGAGCTACTGGGAAAAAACCGAGCCAAAATCATTTCTGTGATTGGTGTTGATGGTTATGATTATATTCCGGAACTATTGGAAGGGTTATAATAGCAGAAATTAACACCAATACACCCAATATTAACTCATGAGTCGTTCAACACCATATCAACCGCTAATTTTGAGGATTCTACACTCCTTGAGTGGTACTTTAGTGCTTGCTGCAATTATTACCGGGTTTTTAGTATATAATACCTTCGACAAAAGATTTGGCAGTCTTCCCATCGCCAAGATTAATCCTATTCAAGATATACACGGTACTGTTGCTTTACTATTCTTACTCTTATTACCCCTGTTTTCGCTTTATAGCTTCCATGGCGGAAAAATACGTTTATTGCAAGCGGACTCGCTACAGAAAGTATCCCAGCTCAATGAATTTAATCAACCGATTTGGTGGCTAAGTTTACAACGGTTGGCAAATACCTTCATGTTAATTGCTGCAGTTTTAGCAGTGACATCTGGAAGAATGATGAAAGAAGAATGGTTACCACTGGGAGAATTGGATCATATTTGGTATTATTGCCATTTAACAGCATGGTTAATTCTAATCTGTTCTTTAGCTATACACCTGTTAATGTCTGCTAAAGTTGGTGGTGCGCCACTACTGCTTTCCATGATTTCATGGAAAGTGCGCACTCAAGACAGTCCCAAGCACTGGTTAACTCGTTTACGTAATTGGTCTCTAACTCATAATTATAGGCAAAGCTTGGCAAACCTTTATCAGTTGCTACAAAGTAACACAATTTTAAGTTTGATTGAATTGCTAGTGATACTGGGAATTATTGCTGCTTTCCTATTACCTCTATTTTTCTCATCCGGTGATTAACCAGTAATGTTAGAGCAGAGTGGAAACTTGTAAACTACTCTTGTTTTTAAATAATACATATTCCACATCCCATATTTTCCTATCATGATTACATTACCACCATTACCACGGACAGTAAACAATCAAAAAAGTGACCGCACTGTTGGGCGTGGTCCACAATCCATATACTTAATACTATTCACCTTGTTAATGCTCTCTGGTATCACTGCTCGTTTGGTTTACTTACAAATCATTCAAGGACCCAAAATGCGGGTGCGCGCAGAATCTAACCGCGTGCGAATAATTCCCAAACAACCAGAAAGAGGAAATATTTTTGACCGTAATGGCAAACTATTAGCTACCACCCGCTACCCAAGATCCGTTTATTTGTGGCCCATGACACATACTAAACCATCTTGGTCTGTTGTTGGCCCTCGTTTATCGAAAATTCTGAATATCCCCCAGGTAGATATGGAAGATAAGCTGGAAGAAGCTGGAGCTTATTCTTCTTCTCTAGTTCGTATTGCTCGTCATTTAAATGAAGCTCAAATTACAGCTTTAAAGGAATATGCCACGGAATTACCAAACGTAGAAATAAATACCGATGCTGTTAGATACTATCCCCATGGAAAAATTTTAGCTCATGTGCTTGGCTATACACGAGAATTAACAGCAGAGCAACTGAAAAAACGTAGGTCCGAAGGTTATCGTCTGGGTGATGTGATTGGTCAGATGGGGGTGGAAAAAGCTCACGAAAAAACACTGCGAGGAGAATGGGGTGGTCAACAGGTAGAAGTGGATGGAGCTGGTAGACCCCTACGGGTGTTAGGTCAAAAAGAAGCTAAGGCAGGTAATGATTTACACTTAACCATAGATTTAGACATTCAAAAAGCAGCTGAAAAAGCTTTAGGTAGGCGTAATGGCTCAATAATTGCTCTTAATCCTAATAATGGTGAAGTGCTGGCCATGGTGTCCCATCCTACTTTTGATCCGAATGTTTTCTCCAAACAAAGACTTTCTCAGCGAGACTGGGAAAGTGTGCAGGGTGCGGATCACCCTCTAGTTAATAGAGCTTTGAGTGCGTTTCCCCCCGCTAGTACCTTTAAAATTGTGACCACTGCAGCGGCCATAGAATCAGGCAAGTTTGCTCCTAATACTGTGTTACAAACCTATGGTTCTTTAACTATTGGTGGAACTAGATTTGGGGAGTGGAATCATGCGGGATTTGGCCCCCTTGGTTTTGTCGGTGCAATGCAGTGGAGTAGTGATACTTTTTTCTACCAAATTGGCAAAGGTATTGGTGGTCCCACATTGATTGAATGGACTCGTAAATATGGATTTGGGAAAAAAACCGGTTTTGATTTTGTCACAGAAGAAGCTAGGGGTTTAGTACCTGATGACAATTGGAAACAGAAGGCTTGGAAAATTCCCTGGAGTATAGGTGACACTATTAATATGACCATTGGACAAGGTGCGCTTCTGACTACACCTTTACAAGTGGCAGTTATGTTTGCCGTACCTGCTAATGATGGCTACAGAGTTAAGCCACATTTGATAAAAGATAATGGAGATGCTAAAAAATGGCGTGATTCATTAAATATGAAGCCCATAACTATTAAGATCTTACGAGATGGTTTACGAAAGGTAATAACTGAAGGTACAGGTAAGGTTTTAAATAAACCTACCATTCCCCCAGTAGCTGGTAAAAGTGGTACTGCGGAAGCATGGAGGAATAAGGTGAAAGAAAATCATGCCTGGTTTGGTGCTTATGCACCTGCAGACAAACCAGAAATTGTTAT is a window encoding:
- the mrdA gene encoding penicillin-binding protein 2 gives rise to the protein MITLPPLPRTVNNQKSDRTVGRGPQSIYLILFTLLMLSGITARLVYLQIIQGPKMRVRAESNRVRIIPKQPERGNIFDRNGKLLATTRYPRSVYLWPMTHTKPSWSVVGPRLSKILNIPQVDMEDKLEEAGAYSSSLVRIARHLNEAQITALKEYATELPNVEINTDAVRYYPHGKILAHVLGYTRELTAEQLKKRRSEGYRLGDVIGQMGVEKAHEKTLRGEWGGQQVEVDGAGRPLRVLGQKEAKAGNDLHLTIDLDIQKAAEKALGRRNGSIIALNPNNGEVLAMVSHPTFDPNVFSKQRLSQRDWESVQGADHPLVNRALSAFPPASTFKIVTTAAAIESGKFAPNTVLQTYGSLTIGGTRFGEWNHAGFGPLGFVGAMQWSSDTFFYQIGKGIGGPTLIEWTRKYGFGKKTGFDFVTEEARGLVPDDNWKQKAWKIPWSIGDTINMTIGQGALLTTPLQVAVMFAVPANDGYRVKPHLIKDNGDAKKWRDSLNMKPITIKILRDGLRKVITEGTGKVLNKPTIPPVAGKSGTAEAWRNKVKENHAWFGAYAPADKPEIVIVAFAEHSGGGGGSVAAPMILEILEDYFSRKRK
- a CDS encoding tetratricopeptide repeat protein, which gives rise to MSESLPLRDRYLALIDEIVNNTLKGKISSVDQIYQMLLNGISLGTGEVFELALSDRTRDIQLQVENEKDETKKGKANRSLRAIKTVQSQWQRWEEQNQATEVITSAVREIISASPEENLTEFLRYLDPNQKHALNLSQLQQIAKSLDQFSTVNRDIKEICEGIGLGISSWQRIQENLLSWMYEQKNLLGFGGIPGESGPWASWAKLVKSEVPQSLFQTLAMEDSAIEFARKQQGMSLSDWVELAIILQFLQRGLVSWFDQQVYDIQAGPKLSIATFLTFAIIWSQLAYGWENQKAKYRDGASQIVLQILRAFAQRSYFPLYGGIFASFWGSYLRDALDYLDAPLNTVAGTQEKARILTLLGYSQRAMGNYSRSLNFHEQALEIARNGEDTSCEIANLNHLARTYVQSKNYAEAINYSQRALILSRQKGDKTGESNALVNLGYSEVMQGRELENLEPEIYESAINYLERGLKLAEKLQDLATQSLCFSSLGIAHLVIGQHQTAIKYLEMGFRTAQVTGDLYTQGCNLAYLSETYYQLLNFEKAVYTGSLAVYLLEQIASQEWHQPAMLLNTIIRQIGKDSFQELLGKNRAKIISVIGVDGYDYIPELLEGL
- a CDS encoding cytochrome b/b6 domain-containing protein encodes the protein MSRSTPYQPLILRILHSLSGTLVLAAIITGFLVYNTFDKRFGSLPIAKINPIQDIHGTVALLFLLLLPLFSLYSFHGGKIRLLQADSLQKVSQLNEFNQPIWWLSLQRLANTFMLIAAVLAVTSGRMMKEEWLPLGELDHIWYYCHLTAWLILICSLAIHLLMSAKVGGAPLLLSMISWKVRTQDSPKHWLTRLRNWSLTHNYRQSLANLYQLLQSNTILSLIELLVILGIIAAFLLPLFFSSGD